In Leeia aquatica, a single window of DNA contains:
- a CDS encoding TetR/AcrR family transcriptional regulator: MGRNRNFNEHDVLTGAMHAFRQHGYAALSIRDLSEATGISAGSLYHGFGDKHELYAAAFEHYLQHVLHQRIHRHAPPEKGLDGVRQLFLTLLEEPGGTHHGCLITNAAVEFADHPLPGNDAVQRGFDILRHTFQQRLEAAQTKGTLAAGVMPSAAAIKLLALYQGILVMLRTGYDTLALQQAILQEFASMQALTRET; the protein is encoded by the coding sequence ATGGGCCGCAACCGGAATTTCAATGAACACGACGTCCTGACCGGTGCCATGCATGCCTTCCGGCAGCACGGTTATGCCGCCTTGTCGATCCGCGACCTGAGTGAAGCCACCGGCATCAGTGCCGGTAGCCTTTATCATGGCTTTGGTGACAAGCATGAGCTGTATGCCGCCGCGTTTGAACATTACCTGCAACATGTACTGCATCAGCGAATCCATCGCCATGCCCCCCCGGAAAAGGGGCTGGATGGCGTACGTCAGCTATTCCTGACGCTGCTGGAGGAGCCAGGCGGGACCCATCATGGCTGCCTGATTACCAATGCTGCTGTTGAATTTGCGGATCACCCGCTACCCGGCAATGATGCCGTTCAGCGCGGGTTTGACATCCTGCGGCATACTTTTCAGCAACGGCTGGAAGCCGCGCAGACCAAGGGGACGCTGGCCGCAGGGGTGATGCCATCAGCGGCAGCCATCAAGCTGCTGGCGCTCTACCAGGGCATTCTGGTCATGCTGCGCACCGGCTATGACACATTGGCTCTGCAGCAGGCCATCTTGCAGGAATTTGCCAGCATGCAAGCCCTGACACGAGAGACATAG
- a CDS encoding DUF6776 family protein, translating into MRRRSQRHRKLLTAPRLSVQAHTSWPMRLLHYAILLAILLACCGVAYLAGRLGNNEFRGITVQDVFKLRQDVGSLSRDNRLLLKRATQLEQDQRIDSDASVRLQQQVGRLETENLSLRQQLGLFEEMLKRPDNHEPLRVSHFSAYPLADGRWHFQALLAQGSSSNPFDGYYQLKWGGNSSGSWPSDPQDARSRLQFRHLTRIEGDLPAGIQPLDKLTLTLFAQGNTTPAAEWSTTLK; encoded by the coding sequence ATGCGTCGCCGCTCCCAGCGTCACCGCAAGCTGCTCACCGCGCCGCGCCTTTCGGTGCAGGCGCATACCAGCTGGCCGATGCGTTTGCTGCATTACGCCATTCTGCTGGCCATTTTGCTGGCGTGCTGCGGCGTGGCTTATCTGGCGGGGCGTCTGGGCAATAATGAGTTCCGTGGCATCACGGTACAGGATGTGTTCAAACTGCGTCAGGATGTCGGCAGCCTTAGTCGGGACAACCGGCTGCTGCTCAAGCGCGCCACCCAGTTGGAACAGGATCAACGCATCGACAGCGATGCCAGCGTACGTCTGCAGCAGCAGGTGGGTCGGCTGGAAACCGAGAACCTATCCCTGCGGCAACAGCTCGGTCTGTTCGAGGAAATGCTGAAGCGCCCGGATAATCATGAGCCATTGCGTGTCAGCCATTTCAGCGCTTACCCGTTGGCAGACGGACGCTGGCACTTTCAGGCCCTGCTGGCACAAGGCAGCAGCAGTAATCCGTTTGACGGTTACTACCAGCTAAAATGGGGCGGTAACAGCAGTGGCAGCTGGCCCAGTGATCCGCAGGATGCCCGCAGCCGCTTGCAGTTTCGCCACCTGACCCGGATCGAGGGTGACCTGCCCGCCGGCATCCAGCCGCTGGACAAGCTGACCCTGACCTTGTTTGCACAAGGCAACACCACGCCGGCTGCGGAGTGGTCCACCACATTGAAATAG
- a CDS encoding bactofilin family protein, producing the protein MFGSKNHKPQNRIDSLIGEETSIDGDVQFVGGLRVDGCIRGNVTAVGDKPATLVVSEKAVIEGAIRVAHLIVNGRIHGPVHATHFIELQPKSQIVGDVHYRTLEMHPGAIIDGRLVHEHELLKDNPTLHLTASSESKPD; encoded by the coding sequence ATGTTCGGCAGCAAGAATCACAAGCCGCAGAACCGCATTGACAGCCTGATTGGTGAAGAGACCAGCATTGATGGCGATGTCCAGTTCGTAGGCGGTCTGCGGGTGGATGGCTGCATCCGGGGTAACGTCACTGCCGTGGGCGACAAGCCCGCCACCCTGGTGGTCTCCGAAAAGGCCGTGATCGAGGGCGCCATCCGCGTAGCTCACTTGATTGTGAATGGCCGCATTCATGGCCCGGTGCATGCCACCCATTTCATTGAACTGCAACCCAAGTCGCAAATCGTTGGCGATGTCCATTACCGCACGCTGGAGATGCATCCGGGTGCCATCATCGACGGCCGGCTGGTGCATGAGCACGAGCTGCTGAAGGACAATCCAACTCTGCACCTGACCGCCAGCAGCGAGAGCAAGCCGGATTGA
- a CDS encoding type 1 glutamine amidotransferase domain-containing protein — MSTPRILFVLTSQHTLGDLAHPTGFWHEELSAPWWALRDAGFQVDLVRIGPKPAVADPASLTDDFRTAAVNRFLADTASTQALAEAPVLSDLPPADYAAVYLVGGHGAMWDFPANPSLQALLQHQLAHDGLIAAVCHGVAGLLNLGADLKGRILCGFSNEEEQMAGASAVVPFMLESVLREAGAHYQGAPAFHSNVMQDGLLITGQNPQSSAALGEALLKALSTRTA; from the coding sequence ATGAGCACGCCACGCATTCTGTTTGTCCTGACCTCGCAGCACACCCTGGGAGACCTGGCTCACCCAACCGGCTTCTGGCATGAAGAGCTGTCCGCCCCATGGTGGGCCCTGCGTGATGCCGGTTTTCAGGTCGATCTGGTCCGAATCGGCCCCAAGCCCGCAGTAGCCGATCCGGCGAGCCTGACGGATGATTTCCGTACTGCCGCCGTCAATCGCTTCCTGGCGGATACAGCCTCAACTCAAGCCCTGGCAGAAGCCCCGGTCCTGAGTGACCTCCCTCCGGCAGACTATGCGGCGGTCTATCTGGTGGGCGGGCATGGGGCTATGTGGGATTTTCCCGCCAACCCATCTTTGCAGGCCCTGTTGCAACACCAGCTTGCCCACGATGGTTTGATTGCAGCGGTCTGCCACGGTGTTGCCGGTCTGCTGAACCTGGGTGCGGACCTGAAGGGCCGCATACTCTGCGGCTTCAGTAATGAGGAAGAACAGATGGCAGGGGCCAGCGCAGTGGTACCCTTCATGCTGGAATCCGTGCTGCGGGAAGCGGGTGCCCATTATCAGGGTGCTCCGGCCTTCCACAGCAACGTGATGCAGGATGGTTTGCTGATCACCGGGCAGAACCCGCAATCCTCAGCCGCACTGGGTGAGGCCCTGCTCAAGGCACTGTCCACCCGCACCGCCTGA
- the argC gene encoding N-acetyl-gamma-glutamyl-phosphate reductase, whose amino-acid sequence MIKVGIVGGTGYTGVELLRLLSRHPQVSLRAVTSRKEAGMPVADMYSSLRGFVDLCFSDPADQPLQDCDVVFFATPNGIAMQQAQAMLDAGIRIIDLAADFRIRDRATWEQWYGMEHAAPQLLEEAVYGLPEVNRVQIRNARLIANPGCYPTAVQLGFLPLLEAGVIDTRHLIADCKSGVSGAGRKAEVHALLAEAGDNFKAYGVPGHRHLPEIRQGLARMSGQDVGLTFTPHLLPMIRGIHATLYGRLTRDVDLQQLFEQRYADEPFVDVLPAGSHPETRSVRGANVCRLAVHRPQGGDTVVVLAVEDNLVKGAAGQAVQNMNLMFGLPETTGLELVPLLP is encoded by the coding sequence ATGATCAAGGTGGGTATTGTCGGTGGCACCGGGTATACCGGGGTTGAATTGCTGCGTTTGCTGTCACGCCACCCGCAGGTGAGCCTGCGCGCGGTAACCTCGCGCAAGGAAGCTGGCATGCCGGTCGCCGACATGTACAGCAGCCTGCGTGGTTTTGTCGACCTCTGTTTCAGCGACCCGGCAGACCAGCCCTTGCAGGATTGCGATGTGGTGTTCTTCGCCACGCCGAACGGCATCGCCATGCAGCAGGCGCAGGCCATGCTGGATGCCGGCATCCGCATCATTGATCTGGCTGCAGACTTCCGTATCCGCGATCGTGCCACCTGGGAGCAATGGTATGGCATGGAGCATGCGGCTCCGCAATTACTGGAGGAGGCTGTCTATGGCCTGCCGGAAGTCAATCGCGTACAGATTCGCAACGCCCGGCTGATTGCCAACCCGGGCTGCTATCCGACGGCCGTGCAGCTGGGCTTCCTGCCGCTGCTGGAAGCCGGGGTGATTGACACCCGACACCTGATTGCCGATTGCAAGTCCGGGGTATCCGGCGCGGGGCGCAAGGCGGAAGTGCACGCCTTGCTGGCGGAAGCCGGTGACAACTTCAAGGCCTACGGGGTGCCTGGCCACCGCCATCTGCCGGAAATCCGCCAGGGTTTGGCCCGCATGTCCGGACAAGACGTTGGTCTGACCTTCACCCCTCACCTGTTGCCGATGATTCGTGGCATCCATGCGACGCTGTATGGACGCCTCACCCGTGATGTCGACCTGCAGCAGCTGTTCGAGCAGCGTTATGCGGATGAACCGTTTGTGGATGTGCTGCCTGCTGGCAGTCACCCGGAAACCCGCTCGGTGCGCGGCGCCAATGTCTGCCGCCTGGCCGTACACCGCCCGCAGGGTGGCGATACCGTGGTGGTGCTGGCGGTCGAAGATAATCTGGTCAAGGGTGCCGCCGGTCAGGCCGTGCAAAACATGAACCTGATGTTCGGCTTGCCCGAAACCACCGGCCTCGAGCTGGTCCCGCTGCTGCCTTGA
- the erpA gene encoding iron-sulfur cluster insertion protein ErpA has translation MNAATELPSPLVFTDSASNKVRELIEEEGNPDLKLRVFVSGGGCSGFQYGFTFDEITNDDDTQVEKNGVTLLIDPMSYQYLVGAEIDYTEGLEGSQFVIKNPNATSTCGCGSSFSA, from the coding sequence ATGAACGCCGCCACTGAACTGCCGAGCCCGCTGGTCTTTACCGACAGCGCCTCGAACAAGGTGCGTGAACTGATTGAGGAAGAAGGCAACCCGGATCTGAAGCTGCGCGTATTCGTCAGCGGCGGGGGCTGCTCCGGCTTCCAGTACGGTTTCACCTTTGATGAAATCACCAATGACGATGATACGCAGGTGGAAAAGAACGGGGTCACCCTGTTGATCGACCCGATGAGCTACCAGTATCTGGTCGGCGCGGAGATCGACTACACCGAAGGTCTGGAAGGCTCGCAGTTCGTGATCAAGAATCCGAACGCCACCTCGACCTGTGGCTGCGGCTCGTCGTTCTCGGCCTGA
- the tyrS gene encoding tyrosine--tRNA ligase: MMTADLQQALAQIKRGADELLLEAEMIDKLKENRPLRIKAGFDPTAPDLHLGHTLVINKMRQFQDLGHQAIFLIGDFTGMIGDPTGKNATRPPLSREQIEANAKTYAEQVFKILDPARTEIRFNSEWCEALGAAGMIKLASRHTVARMLERDDFKKRYASNQPIAIHEFLYPLMQGYDSVALQADVELGGTDQKFNLLVGRQLQQEYGQKPQCLVTMPLLEGLDGVNKMSKSLGNYIGITDAPGDMFGKLMSISDELMWRYFELLSFRSLGDIALLKQQVAEGRNPRDVKFELGQEIVGRFHGADAAQAALEGFLNRFRDGAMPEDMPELTLPTTDGKLGIGHALKAAGLVASTSEALRQIDGGGVRINGEKVSDKALQLSSGETLVLQVGKRKFARVTLA, translated from the coding sequence ATGATGACAGCAGACCTGCAACAAGCCTTGGCCCAGATCAAGCGGGGCGCAGATGAGCTCCTGCTTGAAGCCGAGATGATCGACAAGCTGAAGGAAAATCGCCCGCTGCGCATCAAGGCAGGGTTTGACCCCACCGCCCCCGATCTGCACCTGGGCCATACCTTGGTCATCAACAAGATGCGCCAGTTCCAGGATCTGGGGCATCAGGCCATTTTTCTGATTGGCGACTTCACCGGCATGATTGGCGACCCAACCGGCAAAAACGCCACCCGGCCGCCGCTGTCACGCGAGCAGATTGAAGCCAACGCCAAGACCTATGCCGAGCAGGTCTTCAAGATTCTGGACCCGGCACGCACCGAGATTCGTTTCAATTCGGAATGGTGTGAGGCCTTGGGTGCAGCAGGCATGATCAAGCTGGCCTCGCGCCACACTGTGGCACGCATGCTGGAGCGTGATGATTTCAAGAAGCGCTACGCCAGCAACCAGCCGATTGCGATCCACGAGTTCCTTTACCCACTGATGCAAGGCTACGACTCGGTCGCCCTGCAGGCCGACGTGGAGCTGGGGGGTACCGATCAGAAATTCAATTTGCTGGTGGGTCGCCAGCTGCAGCAGGAATATGGGCAGAAGCCGCAATGTCTGGTGACCATGCCGCTGCTGGAGGGACTGGATGGCGTCAACAAGATGTCCAAGTCACTGGGTAACTACATCGGCATCACCGATGCGCCGGGCGATATGTTCGGCAAGCTGATGTCCATTTCCGATGAGCTGATGTGGCGTTACTTCGAGCTGCTGTCCTTCCGCTCACTGGGGGACATTGCCCTGCTCAAGCAGCAAGTGGCAGAAGGCCGTAATCCGCGTGATGTGAAGTTCGAGCTGGGACAGGAAATTGTGGGCCGCTTCCACGGTGCAGATGCAGCCCAGGCCGCGCTGGAAGGCTTCCTCAACCGTTTCCGCGACGGCGCCATGCCAGAGGATATGCCGGAGCTAACCCTGCCCACCACTGACGGCAAGCTGGGCATCGGTCACGCCCTGAAAGCCGCCGGACTGGTGGCCAGCACCTCGGAAGCCCTGCGTCAAATCGACGGCGGCGGCGTACGCATCAATGGTGAAAAGGTCAGCGACAAGGCACTGCAGCTCAGTAGCGGCGAGACCCTGGTACTGCAGGTCGGCAAGCGCAAGTTTGCGCGGGTGACCCTCGCCTGA
- a CDS encoding TfoX/Sxy family protein, with translation MRTPSPNQAYAQELAARLLPLGPVRIKRFFGGYSLTLADVQFGFVMKGSLYFRVDRHSLGVYLQHGMPPFSYATAQRQVIVARYYEVPPSVLEQDHALQDWARTALAATP, from the coding sequence ATGCGCACCCCCTCTCCCAACCAGGCTTATGCGCAAGAGCTGGCGGCACGGCTGCTGCCGCTGGGGCCGGTCCGCATCAAGCGCTTCTTTGGTGGCTACAGCCTGACGCTGGCCGATGTCCAGTTTGGCTTTGTCATGAAGGGCAGCCTGTACTTCCGGGTGGACCGCCACAGCCTGGGCGTCTACCTGCAACACGGCATGCCGCCCTTCAGCTATGCCACGGCGCAGCGGCAAGTGATCGTCGCACGCTATTACGAGGTGCCACCCAGTGTGCTGGAGCAAGACCATGCGCTACAGGATTGGGCCCGAACCGCGCTGGCAGCCACACCCTGA
- a CDS encoding class II glutamine amidotransferase → MCRWVAYAGPDIFLEDLLFEQQHSLISQSLRARHASQVTNGDGFGIAWYGQRNRPGLFRDILPAWNDENLRSLAAQVQSRLFFAHVRASTGTSVSRSNCHPFQFQNWVFMHNGKIGHWQDCRREVESLISPEFYRYRAGTSDSEALFMAALSEGLQDDPVGAMSRAIGKVLQIMAAHGDSEPFRMSAALTDGTVIWAFRFSSDQASPSLYYGNPDTHAKDRAADGQVNTIASEPSDDDESNWHSVPEGHGLRWSGGRVSVFPFVPA, encoded by the coding sequence ATGTGCCGCTGGGTGGCTTATGCCGGGCCGGATATTTTTCTGGAAGACCTGCTGTTTGAGCAGCAGCATTCGCTGATCAGCCAAAGCTTGCGGGCGCGCCATGCCAGTCAGGTCACCAATGGAGACGGTTTTGGCATTGCCTGGTATGGGCAGCGCAATCGGCCTGGCCTGTTCCGTGACATTCTGCCCGCCTGGAATGATGAAAACCTGCGCTCGCTGGCGGCGCAGGTGCAGTCCCGGCTCTTCTTTGCCCATGTGCGGGCGTCTACCGGCACCTCCGTGTCACGCAGCAACTGCCACCCGTTCCAGTTTCAGAACTGGGTGTTCATGCACAATGGCAAGATTGGCCACTGGCAGGATTGTCGCCGTGAGGTGGAGTCGCTGATCAGCCCGGAATTCTATCGCTACCGGGCGGGTACGTCGGACAGCGAGGCATTGTTCATGGCAGCGCTGTCCGAGGGTTTGCAGGATGATCCGGTAGGCGCGATGTCACGTGCCATTGGCAAGGTGTTGCAGATCATGGCGGCGCACGGTGATAGTGAGCCTTTTCGCATGTCTGCTGCGTTGACCGATGGCACCGTCATCTGGGCATTCCGATTCTCGTCGGATCAGGCCTCGCCCAGTCTCTACTATGGCAACCCGGATACCCATGCCAAGGACCGTGCGGCGGATGGGCAAGTCAATACCATTGCGTCTGAACCCTCGGACGACGACGAATCCAACTGGCACAGCGTACCCGAGGGGCATGGTCTGCGCTGGTCGGGTGGTCGGGTGTCGGTGTTTCCATTTGTGCCAGCGTAA
- a CDS encoding M23 family metallopeptidase, with the protein MSNTKNDILTENSVPAARKSGINWLLWLSSVPLLGIAGAFAVVGQQQRTPVDTVAVVDELTVPNLQSAAPDVYWREERIQQGDSLGSLLSRMGVSDPAALQYLRKQTELSGLKQLKLGRTVQAQTDAEGELLGLQYMDADGVLVKVTAAGDSFSVSKDKVQMTVGTAMKAGTIKSTLFAATDAADLPDDIATSLSDMFGSQINFHKGLHKGDRFKVVYETMSYNGQVVQTGRLLAAEFINGGKVYRAVSFTDASGHTAYYTPEGKSLRKAFLQSPMEFTRVTSGFAMRMHPILGEWKQHKGVDYGAPIGSKVKVTADGVVTFAGVKNGYGNLIEVKHFGDFTTAYAHLSGFAPNLKVGSKVSQGDLIGFVGQTGWATGPHLHYEFRVAGEARDPLSDVVPIAKPMDDKVLPQFTAHASTLTARFDLMQTLQERNLD; encoded by the coding sequence ATGTCGAACACAAAAAACGATATTCTAACCGAAAACTCCGTACCGGCTGCACGTAAATCCGGCATCAACTGGCTGCTGTGGCTGTCCAGCGTACCGCTGCTGGGCATTGCCGGTGCGTTTGCCGTGGTGGGGCAACAGCAGCGCACGCCGGTGGATACCGTCGCGGTGGTGGATGAGCTCACGGTGCCGAACCTGCAAAGTGCAGCGCCGGATGTGTACTGGCGTGAAGAGCGCATCCAGCAAGGTGATAGCCTGGGCAGCCTGCTGTCCCGCATGGGGGTGTCCGACCCCGCGGCGCTGCAATACCTGCGCAAGCAAACCGAATTGTCTGGCCTGAAGCAGCTGAAGCTGGGGCGTACCGTCCAGGCGCAGACCGATGCCGAGGGTGAATTGCTGGGCCTGCAGTACATGGATGCCGATGGCGTGCTGGTTAAGGTGACGGCTGCGGGCGATTCCTTCAGTGTCAGCAAGGACAAGGTGCAGATGACGGTGGGTACGGCCATGAAGGCCGGCACCATCAAGAGCACCCTGTTTGCGGCAACCGATGCGGCTGATCTGCCAGATGACATCGCGACTAGCTTGTCCGACATGTTTGGCTCGCAGATCAACTTCCACAAGGGCCTGCACAAGGGCGACCGTTTCAAGGTGGTCTATGAAACGATGTCCTACAACGGCCAGGTGGTGCAGACAGGACGCCTGCTGGCAGCAGAATTCATCAATGGTGGCAAGGTGTACCGTGCGGTGTCGTTTACCGACGCCAGCGGGCATACCGCTTACTACACCCCGGAAGGCAAGAGCCTGCGCAAGGCCTTCCTGCAGTCGCCGATGGAGTTCACCCGGGTGACCTCCGGCTTCGCCATGCGCATGCATCCGATCCTGGGCGAGTGGAAGCAGCATAAAGGCGTGGATTACGGCGCGCCGATCGGCTCCAAGGTCAAAGTGACTGCCGATGGCGTGGTGACGTTTGCCGGAGTCAAGAACGGCTACGGCAACCTGATTGAAGTGAAGCACTTTGGCGATTTCACCACGGCCTATGCTCACCTGTCCGGCTTTGCGCCGAACCTGAAGGTGGGCAGCAAGGTGTCGCAAGGCGATCTGATCGGCTTTGTCGGTCAAACCGGATGGGCAACAGGCCCGCACCTGCACTATGAGTTCCGGGTGGCGGGCGAGGCGCGCGACCCGCTGTCGGATGTGGTGCCGATTGCCAAACCGATGGACGACAAAGTGCTGCCACAGTTTACCGCGCACGCATCGACCCTGACGGCACGCTTTGATCTGATGCAGACCCTGCAGGAGCGTAACCTCGATTGA
- a CDS encoding anhydro-N-acetylmuramic acid kinase, producing the protein MSDTDAPLLIGLMSGTSLDGVDAVLARFEPQPAMLASAFVPMPEDLKQALLVLNQAQPDELHACQLAANQLAQLYAQAVRQVLHQAGLPVSQVRAIANHGQTIRHRPDRGYTVQIGNHALLAELTGLPVIGDFRSRDVAAGGQGAPLVPAFHKGLFQPGDGVVNIGGISNLSWLAHDGSVLGFDCGPGNVLLDHWCQRHLGQPFDAGGAWAAQGQVQPALLQAMLSSPIFQLAPPKSTGRDDFNPDWLSRWPLADHAPVDVQATLCALTAQAIVQDVQRHCPNIKRVLVCGGGARNACLMAALQRGMGAVPVMRTDQVGVPGDWLEAFAFAWLGWRYLQDLPGNLPSVTGARGERILGCYYPA; encoded by the coding sequence ATGAGTGATACAGATGCACCGCTGTTGATTGGTTTGATGTCTGGCACCAGTCTGGATGGGGTAGACGCCGTGCTGGCCCGGTTTGAGCCACAGCCCGCCATGCTGGCCAGTGCATTCGTGCCCATGCCGGAAGATTTGAAGCAGGCCTTGCTGGTGCTTAATCAGGCGCAACCTGATGAGCTGCATGCCTGCCAGCTCGCGGCTAACCAGCTGGCGCAGTTGTACGCGCAAGCTGTGCGGCAGGTGTTGCATCAAGCCGGTCTGCCAGTGTCGCAGGTGAGGGCGATAGCCAATCATGGCCAGACCATTCGCCACCGGCCTGATCGCGGCTATACGGTACAGATCGGCAACCATGCCCTGCTGGCCGAGCTGACCGGCCTGCCGGTGATCGGCGATTTCCGCAGCCGGGATGTGGCAGCGGGCGGGCAGGGCGCACCCTTGGTGCCCGCTTTTCATAAAGGCCTGTTTCAGCCGGGTGATGGGGTGGTCAATATCGGCGGCATCAGCAACCTGAGCTGGTTGGCGCATGATGGGAGTGTGCTGGGCTTTGACTGCGGGCCCGGCAATGTATTGCTGGATCACTGGTGCCAGCGCCACCTGGGTCAGCCCTTTGATGCGGGCGGTGCGTGGGCGGCGCAGGGACAGGTACAGCCTGCCTTGCTGCAAGCGATGTTGAGCAGCCCCATTTTCCAGCTGGCGCCGCCGAAAAGTACCGGACGCGATGATTTCAATCCGGACTGGCTGTCGCGCTGGCCGCTGGCTGACCATGCACCGGTGGACGTGCAGGCTACCCTGTGCGCGCTGACCGCACAGGCCATCGTACAGGATGTGCAGCGTCATTGCCCCAACATCAAGCGGGTGCTGGTGTGTGGTGGCGGAGCGCGTAATGCCTGCCTGATGGCGGCACTGCAACGCGGTATGGGGGCGGTGCCGGTGATGAGGACGGATCAGGTTGGGGTGCCGGGGGACTGGCTGGAGGCGTTTGCCTTCGCCTGGTTGGGCTGGCGTTATCTGCAGGACCTGCCGGGCAATCTGCCTTCGGTCACCGGCGCGCGCGGCGAGCGCATTTTGGGCTGTTATTACCCGGCGTAG